The proteins below are encoded in one region of Candidatus Eremiobacterota bacterium:
- a CDS encoding response regulator — MSALEKATKTILLVDDEHIIRKLARSTIESQGYRILEASDGQEALEIAREEKPNLVLLDITMPKMSGFEVCKILKEDTATKDTIIIMVTGDLSEEHKIKGIDSGADDFFVKPFSPIELLNKIRERLEDGGEIVRLDKSPRAMAEMNSLKADPELKGELIHLERGQLLLYANDLGKIYQEELKKASELKMAYQRLKDMEKMKDAFISLVSHELRTPLSIIKGYIGLINEVMKSRHVGSDLHEFMKAITQASEKLESLIQELLDFSKMKSGLIFFEKEEISLPGILELVVNEHMAEAMRKNIDLTLSLKSDFRPLRADRARLREAFGHLVKNAVSFTPSYGKIAVDAVDEGVWVKVKVMDTGKGIPVEDLDNIFSPFYQSMEFLTRDVSGIGLGLTITKHIIEDHGGYIKLESTVGKGTAFTVALPRSYMDAKEIVAELQSRYPQKIDSLSSGIEIAEKELLLYAQEMSTLYNAEKIKNEQLVDTLNELEVTYVQTIAALAQAIDVKDAYKGGHTGRVSFYAKCIATQHNPAILKEKEFVYSLLLHDVGKIGVAEDILGKAGKLSDEEWEKIKSHPEMGARIVGQVKFLSPAISSVRSHHERWDGKGYPDGLKREEIPLSARIISVADAFDAMTSERPYRNRVTKEEAREEIIKNSGVQFDPAVVESFLNAWPEIISYRDDGSDKVLD; from the coding sequence ATGAGCGCCCTTGAGAAAGCGACAAAGACCATCCTGCTCGTCGATGATGAACACATCATCAGAAAGCTTGCCCGCAGCACCATAGAGAGCCAGGGCTACCGGATACTTGAAGCTTCTGACGGCCAGGAGGCTCTGGAGATTGCCAGGGAGGAAAAGCCCAACCTGGTACTGCTCGACATCACCATGCCGAAGATGAGCGGCTTCGAGGTATGCAAGATCCTCAAGGAGGATACCGCCACCAAGGATACGATCATCATAATGGTCACCGGTGATCTCTCCGAGGAGCATAAAATCAAGGGCATAGACTCAGGGGCCGATGATTTTTTTGTCAAGCCTTTCAGCCCCATTGAACTCCTCAACAAGATACGGGAGCGCCTGGAGGACGGCGGAGAGATAGTGCGCCTGGATAAGAGCCCCAGGGCCATGGCAGAGATGAACAGCCTCAAGGCCGACCCGGAGCTGAAGGGAGAACTGATACATCTCGAGAGAGGGCAGCTCCTTCTCTATGCCAACGACCTCGGAAAAATCTACCAGGAAGAGCTGAAAAAGGCCTCAGAGCTCAAGATGGCCTATCAGCGCCTCAAGGACATGGAAAAAATGAAGGATGCCTTCATTTCTCTCGTGTCCCATGAGCTCAGGACTCCCCTCTCCATCATCAAGGGCTATATAGGCCTCATCAACGAGGTCATGAAGAGCCGCCACGTGGGCAGCGATCTCCATGAGTTCATGAAGGCCATCACGCAGGCCTCCGAGAAGCTAGAGAGCCTTATCCAGGAGCTTCTGGACTTTTCCAAGATGAAGTCGGGGCTCATCTTCTTCGAAAAGGAGGAGATTTCACTCCCCGGGATCCTTGAACTCGTCGTCAATGAGCACATGGCCGAGGCAATGCGCAAGAACATAGATCTCACCCTCTCGCTCAAAAGTGACTTCAGGCCCCTCAGGGCAGACAGGGCGCGCCTCAGGGAAGCTTTCGGCCACCTCGTGAAGAATGCTGTTTCCTTCACGCCCTCCTACGGGAAGATTGCCGTCGATGCCGTTGATGAGGGAGTATGGGTGAAAGTGAAGGTCATGGATACAGGGAAAGGGATCCCTGTCGAGGATCTCGATAACATTTTTTCCCCATTTTACCAGAGCATGGAATTCCTGACGCGCGACGTGAGCGGCATCGGTCTGGGGCTCACCATCACCAAGCATATCATAGAGGATCATGGCGGATACATAAAGCTGGAGAGCACCGTGGGCAAGGGGACCGCATTCACCGTGGCCCTTCCCCGCTCATACATGGATGCCAAGGAGATTGTGGCGGAACTCCAATCCAGGTATCCCCAGAAGATTGACAGCCTCTCGAGCGGCATCGAGATAGCGGAGAAGGAGCTCCTCCTCTATGCGCAGGAAATGAGCACCCTTTATAACGCGGAAAAGATCAAGAACGAGCAGCTTGTTGATACCCTCAACGAGCTTGAGGTCACCTATGTCCAGACGATCGCCGCCCTCGCCCAGGCCATCGACGTGAAGGACGCCTACAAGGGGGGCCATACGGGGCGCGTTTCTTTCTATGCGAAGTGCATCGCCACGCAGCACAATCCCGCGATTCTCAAGGAGAAGGAATTTGTCTACAGCCTGCTCCTCCACGATGTGGGAAAGATCGGCGTTGCCGAGGACATCCTCGGCAAGGCGGGGAAGCTCTCCGACGAGGAATGGGAGAAGATCAAGAGCCATCCCGAGATGGGCGCCAGGATCGTGGGCCAGGTGAAATTCCTCTCGCCGGCCATTTCGAGTGTCCGCTCCCATCATGAGCGCTGGGACGGGAAAGGCTACCCTGACGGGCTGAAAAGGGAGGAGATACCTCTCTCAGCAAGGATAATAAGCGTTGCTGACGCCTTTGACGCTATGACAAGCGAAAGGCCTTACAGGAACAGAGTAACCAAGGAAGAGGCCAGGGAGGAGATCATAAAAAACTCCGGTGTCCAGTTTGATCCTGCCGTGGTGGAGTCATTCCTCAACGCATGGCCGGAGATAATCTCCTACAGGGATGACGGGAGCGACAAAGTCCTGGATTAA
- a CDS encoding ribonuclease R yields the protein MTGATKSWINRGPVISGTFFHQPRSEIETLETMQEKKVIEIFHNKSILCALCRKKELEQLWCITEEGRELKVSEDKALFTDTISGKDLEEREGIIAALRALAAKREALKESIALSDLWELCLEESESYTLEDLAALYFGSSYSCDERSAMFRLLHQEKLYFRRKDEHYYPQPRDHVEGVLLQRQREDERRRRHGILAENARALYEGKAGAFIAEAQEFIASLKDVAIKKKESPRFKEVSDVLALAGITSPQGPFELLVKAGIWNDHENLLIKEHGVPLSFPPEVERSCEELAAERGTRSFQGYLDYRHVPAVTIDDLKTRDFDDALSIEEVPEGYLVGVHIADITGFIPEGSPPDLEARARGTSVYLPDLKIPMLPGALSEDLASLVEGGTRPALSFFVTFSPGGDVVASRIEKTLIAVTRRLTYDMVDDTYQDALDLARLYDIARVLLQKRIALGALYTPIPRVNVSVDDHYSVSIKLDDPSKPSQVLVSELMILANSVAGEFCVKEGIPAIYRGQPAPEEKIALSEPVTPLMCYQMRRVLKKVTVDVSPQRHSGLGIDSYIQATSPLRRYSDLAMHRQLKSVLEGGPPRYTSEELAALIAETERVIEIAELLERERKTYWILRYLEKQTGREKNAVVLRVHPDKLHVQLSETLLEADCPKPRKMEFAPGEAVIVVPELVWPREGTLRLSYQGRKE from the coding sequence ATGACGGGAGCGACAAAGTCCTGGATTAACCGCGGCCCTGTTATCAGCGGCACCTTTTTTCACCAGCCCCGGTCGGAAATAGAGACTCTGGAGACCATGCAGGAAAAAAAAGTAATAGAGATATTTCACAATAAATCCATCCTCTGCGCGCTCTGCCGGAAAAAGGAGCTGGAGCAGCTCTGGTGTATCACCGAGGAAGGGAGAGAGCTGAAAGTAAGCGAAGACAAGGCTCTCTTTACCGATACCATCTCAGGGAAGGACCTCGAGGAGCGCGAAGGCATCATTGCGGCACTCCGCGCCCTTGCCGCAAAAAGGGAGGCTCTCAAGGAGAGTATTGCCCTCAGTGACCTGTGGGAGCTCTGCCTTGAAGAGAGCGAGTCCTATACCCTGGAAGACCTCGCGGCCCTTTATTTCGGCTCTTCCTATTCCTGCGATGAGCGCTCCGCCATGTTCAGGCTCCTTCACCAGGAAAAGCTTTATTTCAGGAGAAAGGATGAGCACTATTATCCTCAGCCGCGGGACCATGTGGAGGGAGTTCTCCTCCAGAGGCAGAGAGAGGATGAGCGCCGCAGAAGGCACGGGATTCTTGCCGAGAATGCCCGGGCCCTCTATGAGGGAAAGGCCGGGGCATTTATCGCCGAAGCCCAGGAATTCATCGCCTCCCTCAAGGATGTTGCCATAAAGAAGAAGGAATCGCCCCGGTTCAAGGAAGTATCCGATGTCCTGGCTCTCGCCGGTATCACCTCTCCCCAGGGGCCCTTTGAGCTTCTGGTGAAGGCCGGGATCTGGAACGATCATGAAAACCTTCTCATCAAGGAGCACGGGGTGCCTCTCTCCTTTCCCCCTGAAGTAGAGCGCTCCTGCGAAGAGCTGGCAGCAGAGCGGGGCACCAGGAGCTTCCAGGGATATCTTGATTACCGCCATGTGCCTGCCGTCACCATCGATGACCTGAAGACCAGGGATTTTGACGATGCGCTCTCTATCGAGGAGGTCCCGGAGGGATACCTGGTGGGCGTTCATATTGCCGATATCACGGGCTTTATCCCCGAAGGCTCTCCCCCTGACCTCGAGGCCCGGGCCAGGGGCACGTCGGTCTATCTTCCGGACCTCAAGATACCTATGCTGCCCGGGGCTTTAAGCGAGGACCTCGCAAGCCTGGTGGAGGGAGGGACAAGGCCTGCCCTATCTTTCTTTGTCACTTTCTCGCCAGGGGGAGACGTCGTGGCCTCGAGAATCGAAAAAACTCTTATTGCCGTCACCAGAAGGCTTACCTATGATATGGTTGATGATACTTACCAGGATGCCCTGGACCTTGCACGGCTCTATGATATTGCAAGGGTGCTGCTCCAGAAGAGGATAGCGCTGGGCGCTCTCTATACTCCCATTCCCCGCGTGAACGTGAGCGTTGATGATCATTACTCTGTTTCGATAAAGTTGGACGATCCCTCAAAGCCCAGCCAGGTTCTTGTTTCGGAGTTGATGATCCTGGCAAACTCAGTGGCAGGGGAGTTCTGCGTCAAGGAGGGCATCCCCGCGATATACAGGGGGCAGCCGGCCCCTGAAGAGAAGATTGCCCTCAGCGAGCCCGTCACTCCTCTCATGTGCTACCAGATGAGACGCGTCCTGAAGAAAGTGACCGTTGACGTGTCGCCCCAGAGGCACTCGGGACTGGGCATTGACAGCTATATCCAGGCGACATCCCCTCTCAGGCGTTACAGCGACCTTGCCATGCACCGTCAGCTGAAATCCGTGCTGGAGGGAGGGCCTCCACGCTATACTTCCGAAGAGCTTGCCGCCCTCATTGCCGAGACAGAGAGAGTGATTGAGATTGCCGAGCTCCTTGAGCGCGAGAGAAAAACCTACTGGATTCTCAGGTACCTTGAAAAGCAGACAGGGAGGGAAAAAAATGCCGTCGTGCTGCGTGTTCATCCTGACAAGCTCCACGTGCAGCTCTCCGAGACTCTCCTGGAGGCTGACTGCCCCAAGCCGAGAAAAATGGAGTTCGCCCCCGGTGAAGCCGTCATCGTGGTGCCTGAGCTGGTGTGGCCCAGGGAAGGGACCCTGAGGCTCTCTTACCAGGGCCGCAAAGAATAA
- the rpoB gene encoding DNA-directed RNA polymerase subunit beta: MKANRHRNPEKVSFQKIFQAVEVPNLIELQRSSYEKFLDEGIREAFRDISPIEDFTGNLILEFLDHSLGEPTHSIEECQDKDMTYARPLKVKVRLITKEENEIKEVKEQEIFMGDFPSMTQKGTFIINGAERVIVSQLVRSPGIYFQTVPDPTGKTLYLGMVIPNRGAWLEFESDVSDIIGVRIDKTRKIHVTVLIRALGYETDKDIRDIFNNDPIIEETLTKDSIKTRDDALIEIYRKLRPGDPPNADSAKTLLKNLFFDPKRYNLGKVGRYKFNKKLGIKLVCGKCGTLSKPGAVECAECEAPMSYGEILSKEDIVAAVRYMAALLRGEKGLSAQDDRHLDVIVKHDDIDHLGNRRVRAVGELLQNQFRVGLLRLERVVRERMTVQDIETVTPQALINIRPVVAAIKEFFGSSQLSQFMDQTNSLAELTHKRRLSALGPGGLSRERAGFEVRDVHYSHYGRICPIETPEGPNIGLIGSLACFAKVNDFGFIMTPYRKVERGTVMDHADYLSADEEDEFVIAQANTPLDAGGNIVTEKVVARSRHDTILVNKDEIDYIDVSPKQVVSVATALIPFLEHDDANRALMGANMQRQGVPLLKPEAPLVGTGMEFRAAKDSGALMNSEEDGVVIAVNSNDIVVQNEKGKKKTYRLMKFKRSNAGTCINQRPTVRKGQKIKANQVIADGASSVEGELALGRNVLVSFMPWEGYNYEDAILISEELVMDDVFTSIHIEEYECEARDTKLGAEEITRDIPNVGEEALKDLDERGIVRIGADVRPEDILVGKVTPKGETELTAEERLLRAIFGEKARDVRDTSMKVPHGEKGKVIDVKVFSRESSDELSPGVNQLVRVYVAQKRKILQGDKMAGRHGNKGVIAKVLPIEDMPYMPDGTPLQIVLNPLGVPSRMNIGQILETHIGGASRDIGVRVECPVFDSASEGEIRLFMKRAHLKKILDDRGIILTDASIKYLLESDDPVERLGIYLTGKMIKLSKEELAKIVESPKAKENLLKQAKKKKTAINEEELDHIIQTKTVREKVRSVVKKEYVSLSEEAFNSLADYIEVFNTVPEDGKSVLLDGRSGEPFDCRITVGQIYMMKLAHLVDDKIHARSTGPYSLITQQPLGGKAQFGGQRFGEMEVWALEAYGAAYTLQELLTVKSDDVVGRVKTYEAIVKGENVLEPGVPESFKVLIKELQSLCLDVRILSEDELGHLKEIELKGSEDLDVKATAREIGLDLEDEALSSI; the protein is encoded by the coding sequence ATGAAAGCCAATCGACATCGAAACCCAGAGAAGGTAAGCTTCCAGAAGATCTTCCAGGCAGTCGAAGTTCCGAACCTGATAGAGCTTCAGAGATCATCATATGAAAAGTTTCTTGATGAAGGCATAAGAGAGGCTTTCCGTGATATCTCCCCTATCGAAGACTTCACCGGCAACCTGATCCTGGAGTTCCTGGACCACTCGCTGGGTGAGCCGACCCACTCCATAGAGGAGTGCCAGGACAAGGACATGACCTATGCAAGGCCCCTCAAGGTGAAAGTAAGGCTCATCACCAAGGAAGAGAATGAGATCAAGGAGGTAAAAGAGCAGGAGATCTTCATGGGCGACTTCCCCAGCATGACCCAGAAAGGCACCTTTATAATCAACGGTGCCGAAAGGGTCATCGTAAGCCAGCTCGTGCGCTCTCCCGGAATTTACTTCCAGACAGTGCCGGATCCTACGGGAAAAACGCTCTACCTGGGAATGGTCATACCCAACAGGGGTGCCTGGCTCGAATTTGAAAGCGATGTATCCGATATCATAGGGGTCCGCATAGACAAGACCAGGAAGATCCATGTCACGGTGCTGATCAGGGCCCTCGGCTATGAGACGGACAAGGATATCCGCGATATCTTCAATAACGATCCCATCATAGAAGAGACTCTCACCAAGGATTCCATAAAGACAAGGGATGATGCCCTCATAGAGATATACCGCAAGCTCAGACCCGGTGATCCTCCCAATGCCGACAGCGCAAAGACGCTCCTGAAGAACCTCTTCTTCGACCCCAAGCGCTACAATCTCGGCAAGGTGGGCAGGTACAAATTCAACAAGAAGCTGGGAATCAAGCTTGTATGCGGCAAGTGCGGAACCCTTTCAAAACCCGGCGCCGTTGAGTGTGCAGAATGCGAAGCCCCCATGAGCTATGGTGAGATTCTCTCGAAAGAGGACATCGTGGCAGCGGTCCGTTACATGGCGGCCCTCCTCAGGGGGGAGAAGGGCCTGAGTGCCCAGGATGATCGCCACCTTGACGTAATCGTGAAGCATGACGACATAGACCACCTTGGGAACAGGAGGGTAAGGGCTGTCGGCGAGCTGCTGCAGAACCAGTTCCGTGTGGGGCTCCTGAGGCTCGAAAGGGTTGTGAGAGAAAGGATGACCGTGCAGGACATCGAGACCGTGACACCGCAGGCCCTTATCAATATAAGGCCCGTCGTGGCCGCCATCAAGGAGTTCTTCGGCTCCAGCCAGCTCTCCCAGTTCATGGACCAGACCAACTCCCTGGCTGAGCTGACTCACAAGAGGAGGCTCTCGGCCCTCGGCCCGGGTGGCTTGAGCAGGGAGCGCGCCGGTTTCGAGGTCCGCGATGTCCATTATTCCCATTACGGAAGGATATGCCCCATCGAGACCCCTGAAGGCCCCAACATCGGCCTCATCGGCTCCCTTGCCTGCTTTGCCAAGGTAAACGACTTTGGCTTCATCATGACGCCTTACCGGAAAGTAGAAAGGGGCACCGTGATGGACCATGCTGATTACCTGAGCGCCGACGAGGAGGATGAGTTTGTTATCGCACAGGCCAACACACCCCTTGATGCCGGCGGAAATATCGTCACCGAGAAGGTAGTGGCCCGGTCAAGGCACGACACCATCCTGGTGAACAAGGATGAGATTGACTATATCGACGTCTCGCCCAAGCAGGTCGTCAGCGTCGCCACGGCGCTCATCCCTTTCCTTGAGCATGATGATGCAAACAGGGCCCTTATGGGAGCCAACATGCAGCGCCAGGGCGTGCCGCTTCTCAAGCCCGAGGCGCCTCTCGTGGGAACGGGCATGGAGTTCCGCGCGGCGAAGGATTCAGGCGCACTGATGAATTCCGAGGAGGACGGCGTGGTGATAGCCGTGAACTCAAACGATATCGTGGTGCAGAATGAAAAAGGCAAGAAGAAGACTTACCGGCTTATGAAATTCAAGCGCTCAAACGCCGGTACCTGCATCAACCAGAGACCCACGGTGAGAAAAGGCCAGAAAATCAAGGCCAACCAGGTGATAGCTGACGGCGCATCCAGCGTGGAAGGCGAGCTTGCCCTGGGAAGAAATGTCCTTGTCTCCTTTATGCCCTGGGAAGGATACAATTACGAGGACGCCATTCTCATCAGCGAGGAGCTCGTGATGGACGACGTCTTCACCTCGATCCATATTGAAGAATACGAGTGCGAGGCCAGGGACACCAAGCTGGGAGCCGAGGAGATCACGAGAGATATCCCCAACGTCGGCGAGGAAGCTCTCAAGGACCTTGACGAGAGAGGCATCGTGCGCATCGGCGCCGATGTGCGCCCCGAAGACATCCTCGTAGGGAAAGTGACACCCAAGGGCGAGACGGAGCTCACCGCCGAGGAGAGGCTGCTTCGGGCGATTTTCGGCGAAAAGGCCAGGGATGTGAGGGACACCTCCATGAAGGTTCCCCACGGTGAAAAGGGGAAGGTCATTGATGTAAAGGTCTTCTCCAGGGAGAGCAGCGATGAGCTTTCGCCGGGCGTGAACCAGCTCGTGAGGGTCTACGTGGCACAGAAGAGAAAGATCCTCCAGGGCGACAAGATGGCAGGCCGCCATGGAAACAAGGGGGTCATCGCGAAAGTGCTCCCCATAGAAGACATGCCTTATATGCCTGACGGCACGCCGCTGCAGATAGTCCTTAACCCTCTCGGCGTGCCTTCCCGTATGAACATCGGGCAGATCCTGGAGACTCACATCGGCGGCGCAAGCCGCGATATAGGCGTCCGTGTTGAATGCCCGGTTTTTGACAGTGCCAGCGAAGGGGAGATCCGCCTCTTCATGAAGCGCGCTCATCTCAAGAAGATCCTGGATGACAGGGGAATCATTCTCACCGACGCCTCAATAAAGTATCTCCTCGAGAGCGATGATCCCGTCGAGCGCCTGGGTATCTACCTCACGGGCAAGATGATCAAGCTGAGCAAGGAAGAGCTTGCCAAGATCGTCGAGAGCCCCAAGGCCAAGGAGAACCTTCTCAAGCAGGCGAAGAAAAAGAAGACCGCCATCAACGAGGAGGAACTGGACCATATCATACAGACCAAGACCGTGAGGGAGAAGGTACGCTCCGTGGTAAAGAAGGAGTATGTCAGCCTTTCTGAAGAGGCCTTCAACAGCCTGGCAGACTATATCGAGGTATTCAACACAGTCCCTGAAGACGGGAAATCGGTCCTTCTGGACGGGAGGTCGGGCGAGCCCTTTGACTGCAGGATCACCGTGGGGCAGATATACATGATGAAGCTTGCCCATCTTGTTGACGACAAGATCCATGCGCGATCAACGGGTCCATACTCCCTCATCACGCAGCAGCCTCTCGGCGGCAAGGCTCAGTTCGGCGGCCAGAGGTTCGGCGAGATGGAGGTCTGGGCCCTTGAGGCTTACGGCGCGGCCTATACGCTCCAGGAGCTTCTCACGGTGAAATCCGATGACGTCGTGGGTCGCGTAAAGACCTACGAGGCCATCGTGAAGGGTGAAAACGTCCTTGAGCCCGGCGTTCCCGAATCCTTCAAGGTGCTCATCAAGGAGCTCCAGAGCCTCTGCCTGGACGTGAGGATCCTCTCGGAGGACGAGCTCGGCCACCTCAAGGAAATCGAGCTGAAAGGCTCTGAGGACCTGGATGTCAAAGCGACTGCGAGGGAGATCGGGCTTGACCTGGAAGATGAGGCCCTCTCGTCAATCTAG